From the Thermodesulfobacteriota bacterium genome, one window contains:
- a CDS encoding FprA family A-type flavoprotein codes for MEIVELKKGIYWVGAIDWNVRDFHGYSTPTGTTYNAYLVLDEKNVLIDVVKTPFYLEMVGRISEILDPSKIDVIVSNHVEMDHSSSLPQLVERIGNPLILTSERGQKGLAKHYQRSMNFKVVKTGETFPIGRRTLTFVEAPMLHWPDSMFTYIPEERVLFPNDAFGQHIATCQRFEDEVCTDVMKHAAKYFANILWPLAPLILKKIDEVVKMGIPIDVIAPSHGLIWRKDPQRILQAYVDWSQGKTSQKVLVVYDTMWGSTELLAKAILKGLVEEGVDAKLLHLRSNHRSDIIEEMLEAKGVLLGSPTLNNGMFPTMGDFLTYMKGLKPTGKRFGLFGSYGWGGGAIKEMRKSLEEERFEVWEKELAAQYIPDPDEIKRAIEFGKEFAKRLSS; via the coding sequence ATGGAGATTGTGGAACTGAAAAAGGGGATTTACTGGGTCGGGGCGATCGACTGGAATGTAAGGGATTTTCACGGCTATTCGACCCCTACGGGGACGACTTACAATGCCTATCTCGTCTTAGATGAGAAGAATGTCCTCATCGACGTCGTCAAAACGCCTTTTTACCTCGAGATGGTGGGCCGGATTTCAGAAATTCTGGATCCCTCCAAGATCGACGTCATCGTCTCCAACCATGTGGAGATGGATCACTCAAGCTCCCTCCCTCAACTGGTTGAGCGGATCGGGAATCCTTTGATCCTGACCTCCGAGAGAGGCCAGAAGGGACTGGCGAAGCATTACCAGAGGTCGATGAATTTCAAGGTGGTGAAGACAGGCGAGACCTTTCCCATCGGCCGAAGGACCCTCACGTTCGTCGAGGCCCCCATGCTTCACTGGCCGGACAGCATGTTCACCTATATCCCGGAAGAGCGGGTTTTGTTTCCGAACGACGCCTTCGGTCAGCACATCGCCACCTGCCAGAGATTCGAGGACGAGGTCTGCACGGACGTGATGAAACACGCCGCCAAGTATTTTGCGAACATCCTCTGGCCCCTGGCGCCCTTGATTCTCAAAAAGATCGACGAGGTGGTGAAGATGGGGATTCCCATTGATGTGATCGCCCCAAGCCATGGCCTCATCTGGAGGAAAGACCCCCAGCGAATCCTTCAGGCCTATGTCGACTGGAGCCAGGGGAAGACTTCCCAGAAGGTCCTCGTCGTCTATGACACGATGTGGGGAAGCACGGAATTGCTGGCCAAGGCGATCTTAAAGGGGTTGGTCGAGGAGGGGGTCGATGCCAAACTCCTCCACCTCCGGTCGAATCATCGAAGCGATATCATCGAGGAGATGCTCGAAGCCAAGGGCGTCCTGTTAGGGTCTCCTACGCTGAATAACGGGATGTTTCCCACCATGGGCGATTTCCTCACCTACATGAAAGGATTGAAGCCGACGGGGAAACGATTCGGCCTCTTCGGCTCCTATGGCTGGGGCGGGGGGGCGATCAAGGAGATGCGCAAGAGCCTCGAAGAGGAGAGGTTCGAGGTCTGGGAGAAGGAGCTGGCTGCCCAGTACATCCCCGATCCCGACGAGATCAAGAGGGCCATCGAATTTGGGAAGGAATTCGCGAAGAGGTTAAGCTCGTGA